The Sesamum indicum cultivar Zhongzhi No. 13 linkage group LG6, S_indicum_v1.0, whole genome shotgun sequence genome has a segment encoding these proteins:
- the LOC105163510 gene encoding uncharacterized protein At4g13200, chloroplastic: protein MSGVTAASLQSCSVSTAPRTPSSRILRHRSAVDPTASIHHRRPLFSSNLRLGLHQFPRINLSCSCSGDSGDNESKAILDAFFLGKAVAEAVNERIESAVGEFLSTIGRLQAEQQKQVQEFQEDVLEKARRAKEQAAREAMEARGLIPKSSAVEISTVNGVASAAASTPGSVDSVDSSLESKPPSEEPPKEE, encoded by the exons ATGAGTGGGGTGACAGCAGCATCCCTGCAGTCCTGCTCAGTAAGTACGGCACCTCGTACTCCATCATCAAGAATCCTCCGACATCGTTCTGCTGTCGACCCAACTGCCTCAATTCACCACCGCCGGCCCTTGTTTTCCTCCAACCTCAGGCTTGGGTTGCATCAATTTCCAAGAATCAATTTGAGTTGCAGCTGTTCTGGTGATTCGG GTGACAATGAGAGCAAAGCAATTCTAGATGCATTTTTCTTGGGGAAAGCTGTGGCAGAAGCAGTTAACGAGCGCATAGAGTCTGCTGTGGGCGAGTTTCTGAGCACAATTGGCAGATTGCAGGCAGAGCAGCAAAAGCAAGTGCAAGAATTTCAG GAGGACGTGCTGGAGAAAGCTAGACGAGCCAAGGAGCAAGCTGCACGTGAGGCTATGGAAGCGCGAGGACTCATTCCAAAGTCTAGTGCAGTGGAGATATCAACGGTGAATGGTGTTGCCTCAGCTGCGGCCTCTACCCCGGGTTCTGTAGACTCTGTGGACTCGTCCTTGGAATCGAAGCCTCCCAGTGAAGAACCCCCAAAAGAGGAGTGA